In Xiphophorus hellerii strain 12219 chromosome 13, Xiphophorus_hellerii-4.1, whole genome shotgun sequence, the following proteins share a genomic window:
- the lpcat1 gene encoding lysophosphatidylcholine acyltransferase 1 isoform X1: MKTSSSPPAGTDRNPFVHELKFSMTDKIKIGLMSVTVFPVRLLLVSFFMLLAWPFAFTASLGRSELVPDPQSWWRRIIDLCLRVIMRAMWFCGGFHWIKVKGERAPPSEVPILTVAPHSSYFDAIPVTMTMCSIVAKLESRSIPVWGTLISYIRPVLVFRSDQSSRRKTVEEIKRRAQSGGKWPQIMIFPEGTCTNRSGLILFKAGAFIPGLPVQPVVLRYPNKLDTFSWTWRGPGAFKILWLTLCQPHNSVEIEYLPIYHPSVKERENPALFASNVRKIMAEALEVPLTDLSFDDRDIILSHGPLRIQDCTSLLHFNQLLGQLGLKSGSGGDRLQQEASRAAKLQGDRLGLEGFAQFLSLPVTDTLRQVHNLFHQDGDGKIDVRHYVTALSAVKRPHKPTDTLKLAFQLYEEDSGGVAGDDLAVILEIMLGVKEVELSPLFLELEAQHTAKITYDELQCLIEKRPHFSVDCLSFKDHPRRGCIGRPNNCNGHNKDD, from the exons ATGAAGACTTCCAGCAGTCCGCCTGCGGGAACTGACAGAAACCCGTTCGTCCACGAGCTGAAGTTTTCCATGACAGACAAAATAAAG ATCGGACTCATGTCAGTTACAGTTTTTCCAGTCCGGCTGCTGTTGGTCTCTTTCTTCATGCTGCTGGCGTGGCCTTTCGCCTTCACGGCTTCGCTGGGACGTTCGGAGCTTGTCCCCGATCCACAGTCGTGGTGGAGGAG AATAATAGATCTTTGTCTTCGGGTCATTATGCGAGCCATGTGGTTCTGTGGTGGTTTCCATTGGATCAAAGTGAAAGGGGAGCGAGCGCCGCCTTCTGAAGTTCCCATCCTCACCGTAGCCCCGCATTCCTCCTATTTCGACGCAATCCCAGTCACCATGACCATGTGCTCCATTGTCGCCAAGCTGGAGAGCCGGAGCATCCCAGTCTGGGGCA CTCTGATCAGCTACATCAGGCCCGTGTTGGTATTCCGGTCGGATCAGAGCTCCAGGAGAAAAACTGTTGAGGAGATCAAACGTAGAGCCCAGTCTGGAGGAAAGTGGCCCCAG ATCATGATATTCCCTGAGGGGACTTGCACCAACAGGTCGGGTCTCATCTTATTCAAGGCTG gtgctttcatCCCAGGACTCCCAGTGCAGCCAGTGGTGCTGCGATACCCAAACAAACTG GACACTTTCTCGTGGACGTGGCGCGGCCCTGGAGC gttTAAGATTTTGTGGCTCACTCTGTGTCAGCCTCACAACTCTGTAGAGATCGAG TATTTACCCATCTACCACCCGTCAGTGAAGGAGAGGGAAAACCCTGCTCTGTTCGCCAGCAACGTCAGGAAGATCATGGCCGA GGCGCTGGAGGTTCCCCTCACAGACCTGTCCTTCGACGACCGGGACATCATCCTGTCACACGGCCCACTGAGAATACAGGACTGCACCAGCCTGCTGCACTTCAACCAGCTGCTGGGCCAACTGGG GTTAAAGTCGGGGAGCGGAGGCGACCGGCTGCAACAGGAGGCCAGCAGGGCCGCCAAGCTGCAGGGGGACAGACTGGGACTGGAGGGCTTTGCCCAGTTTCTCAGCCTTCCAGTTACAGACACGCTCAGACAAGTCCACAACCTCTTCCACCAG GACGGAGACGGAAAGATAGACGTCAGACACTATGTCACCGCTCTGTCTGCTGTGAAGCGGCCTCATAAACCCACGGACACATTAAAGCTGGCCTTCCAG CTGTACGAGGAGGACAGCGGGGGAGTCGCAGGAGACGACCTGGCCGTCATCTTAGAAATAATGTTGGGAGTAAAGGAGGTGGAGCTCTCTCCTCTGTTCCTTGAACTTGAAGCTCAACACACAGCAAAGATCACTTATG ACGAGCTTCAGTGTCTCATAGAGAAACGTCCACACTTCTCTGTGGATTGCCTCAGTTTTAAGGATCATCCTCGTCGCGGCTGCATCGGTCGACCAAACAACTGCAATGGACACAACAAGGACGACTAA
- the lpcat1 gene encoding lysophosphatidylcholine acyltransferase 1 isoform X2, with product MSVTVFPVRLLLVSFFMLLAWPFAFTASLGRSELVPDPQSWWRRIIDLCLRVIMRAMWFCGGFHWIKVKGERAPPSEVPILTVAPHSSYFDAIPVTMTMCSIVAKLESRSIPVWGTLISYIRPVLVFRSDQSSRRKTVEEIKRRAQSGGKWPQIMIFPEGTCTNRSGLILFKAGAFIPGLPVQPVVLRYPNKLDTFSWTWRGPGAFKILWLTLCQPHNSVEIEYLPIYHPSVKERENPALFASNVRKIMAEALEVPLTDLSFDDRDIILSHGPLRIQDCTSLLHFNQLLGQLGLKSGSGGDRLQQEASRAAKLQGDRLGLEGFAQFLSLPVTDTLRQVHNLFHQDGDGKIDVRHYVTALSAVKRPHKPTDTLKLAFQLYEEDSGGVAGDDLAVILEIMLGVKEVELSPLFLELEAQHTAKITYDELQCLIEKRPHFSVDCLSFKDHPRRGCIGRPNNCNGHNKDD from the exons ATGTCAGTTACAGTTTTTCCAGTCCGGCTGCTGTTGGTCTCTTTCTTCATGCTGCTGGCGTGGCCTTTCGCCTTCACGGCTTCGCTGGGACGTTCGGAGCTTGTCCCCGATCCACAGTCGTGGTGGAGGAG AATAATAGATCTTTGTCTTCGGGTCATTATGCGAGCCATGTGGTTCTGTGGTGGTTTCCATTGGATCAAAGTGAAAGGGGAGCGAGCGCCGCCTTCTGAAGTTCCCATCCTCACCGTAGCCCCGCATTCCTCCTATTTCGACGCAATCCCAGTCACCATGACCATGTGCTCCATTGTCGCCAAGCTGGAGAGCCGGAGCATCCCAGTCTGGGGCA CTCTGATCAGCTACATCAGGCCCGTGTTGGTATTCCGGTCGGATCAGAGCTCCAGGAGAAAAACTGTTGAGGAGATCAAACGTAGAGCCCAGTCTGGAGGAAAGTGGCCCCAG ATCATGATATTCCCTGAGGGGACTTGCACCAACAGGTCGGGTCTCATCTTATTCAAGGCTG gtgctttcatCCCAGGACTCCCAGTGCAGCCAGTGGTGCTGCGATACCCAAACAAACTG GACACTTTCTCGTGGACGTGGCGCGGCCCTGGAGC gttTAAGATTTTGTGGCTCACTCTGTGTCAGCCTCACAACTCTGTAGAGATCGAG TATTTACCCATCTACCACCCGTCAGTGAAGGAGAGGGAAAACCCTGCTCTGTTCGCCAGCAACGTCAGGAAGATCATGGCCGA GGCGCTGGAGGTTCCCCTCACAGACCTGTCCTTCGACGACCGGGACATCATCCTGTCACACGGCCCACTGAGAATACAGGACTGCACCAGCCTGCTGCACTTCAACCAGCTGCTGGGCCAACTGGG GTTAAAGTCGGGGAGCGGAGGCGACCGGCTGCAACAGGAGGCCAGCAGGGCCGCCAAGCTGCAGGGGGACAGACTGGGACTGGAGGGCTTTGCCCAGTTTCTCAGCCTTCCAGTTACAGACACGCTCAGACAAGTCCACAACCTCTTCCACCAG GACGGAGACGGAAAGATAGACGTCAGACACTATGTCACCGCTCTGTCTGCTGTGAAGCGGCCTCATAAACCCACGGACACATTAAAGCTGGCCTTCCAG CTGTACGAGGAGGACAGCGGGGGAGTCGCAGGAGACGACCTGGCCGTCATCTTAGAAATAATGTTGGGAGTAAAGGAGGTGGAGCTCTCTCCTCTGTTCCTTGAACTTGAAGCTCAACACACAGCAAAGATCACTTATG ACGAGCTTCAGTGTCTCATAGAGAAACGTCCACACTTCTCTGTGGATTGCCTCAGTTTTAAGGATCATCCTCGTCGCGGCTGCATCGGTCGACCAAACAACTGCAATGGACACAACAAGGACGACTAA